A genomic region of Pseudomonas abietaniphila contains the following coding sequences:
- a CDS encoding HD domain-containing protein, which yields MTALSFAPFQDLADKLIPHTVAEKVDGSHDVSHLHRVWSNVCAIRDKEGGDHQVLLAATLLHDCVAVEKNSPFRSSASRLAAAKAAELLAQMGWDEERTQAVAHAIECHSFSANITPNSLEARILQDADRLDAIGMVGVARLFYVSGRMGSQLYDAHDPQARHRELDDKRFAADHFKTKIFTLAQGFQTATGKQMAQVRHERAQRFLEEFMSEIGA from the coding sequence ATGACCGCTCTCTCCTTCGCGCCGTTTCAAGACCTCGCAGACAAACTGATCCCCCACACCGTAGCCGAAAAAGTCGATGGCTCCCACGACGTCTCGCACCTGCACCGGGTCTGGAGCAACGTCTGCGCGATTCGCGACAAGGAAGGCGGTGATCATCAAGTGCTGCTGGCCGCAACCCTGCTGCATGACTGCGTCGCTGTGGAGAAGAACTCGCCTTTCCGCTCCAGTGCGTCACGCCTTGCGGCAGCAAAAGCCGCCGAATTGCTCGCGCAGATGGGCTGGGACGAAGAACGCACGCAAGCGGTCGCCCACGCTATTGAGTGCCACAGCTTTTCGGCGAATATCACGCCCAACTCTCTGGAGGCCAGAATCCTTCAGGACGCCGACCGTCTTGATGCGATCGGCATGGTCGGTGTCGCCCGGTTGTTCTATGTTTCCGGCCGCATGGGCAGCCAGCTCTACGACGCCCACGACCCACAGGCACGGCATCGCGAACTGGACGACAAGCGTTTCGCCGCCGATCACTTCAAGACCAAGATCTTCACCTTGGCTCAGGGCTTTCAGACGGCTACGGGCAAGCAGATGGCGCAAGTAAGGCATGAACGCGCACAGCGGTTTTTGGAAGAGTTCATGAGTGAGATAGGTGCCTGA
- a CDS encoding BrnA antitoxin family protein, producing MSVNKTSIGSVWVDSDDAPELSDAFFEQADEYQGEQRVKRGRPKSSVVRERITIRLEHEVVQQFKASGPGWQTRMNAALLDWLKTHEPSEIPL from the coding sequence ATGAGCGTGAACAAAACCTCTATCGGCTCCGTCTGGGTTGATTCGGACGACGCTCCCGAACTTTCAGACGCGTTTTTTGAACAAGCGGACGAGTATCAGGGTGAACAACGGGTCAAACGAGGGCGGCCAAAGTCTTCAGTTGTACGGGAGCGCATCACGATTCGCCTTGAGCACGAAGTGGTTCAGCAATTCAAAGCCTCCGGCCCGGGCTGGCAAACGCGAATGAACGCTGCACTGCTGGACTGGCTGAAGACGCATGAACCTTCAGAGATACCGCTGTAA
- the can gene encoding carbonate dehydratase has protein sequence MNELQDLIDNNERWAAAIKEEDPEFFAKLARQQTPEFLWIGCSDARVPANEIVGMLPGDLFVHRNVANVVLHTDLNCLSVIQYAVDVLKVKHILVTGHYGCGGVRASMQDRQFGLIDGWLRTIRDLYYENRELLSKLPTEEEQVDRLCELNVIQQVANVGHTSIVQNAWHRGQKLSIHGCIYGIKDGRWKSLDVTISGFEQLPPQYRLRPLGE, from the coding sequence ATGAACGAACTACAAGACTTGATCGACAACAACGAACGTTGGGCGGCTGCCATCAAGGAAGAAGACCCAGAGTTCTTCGCCAAGCTGGCCCGCCAGCAGACGCCTGAATTCCTCTGGATCGGTTGTTCGGACGCTCGTGTCCCCGCCAATGAAATCGTGGGCATGCTGCCGGGCGATCTGTTCGTCCACCGTAACGTCGCCAACGTCGTGCTGCACACTGACCTGAACTGCCTGTCGGTGATCCAGTACGCGGTCGATGTGCTTAAGGTCAAACATATTCTGGTCACCGGCCATTACGGCTGTGGCGGCGTGCGCGCGTCGATGCAGGATCGCCAGTTCGGGCTGATCGACGGCTGGCTGAGGACGATTCGTGATCTGTACTACGAGAACCGCGAACTGTTGAGCAAGCTGCCGACCGAGGAAGAGCAAGTCGACCGCCTGTGCGAGCTGAACGTGATTCAGCAAGTGGCCAACGTCGGCCACACCAGCATTGTGCAGAACGCTTGGCATCGCGGGCAGAAACTGTCGATCCATGGTTGCATCTATGGCATCAAGGATGGTCGCTGGAAGAGCCTGGACGTGACGATCAGCGGTTTCGAACAGTTGCCGCCGCAGTATCGGTTGCGTCCGTTGGGTGAGTGA
- a CDS encoding serine kinase/phosphatase → MNDSRRPYGATQPEPIDDNEDRMGSMEELNFNDSNEPSGRIGDMIPEDELETYIPDERVREAGMTGASTDDHNPTDDDMSPETLIGEDGARSPRERGEGGPADFDLSIVDEDEIGAGGGLDEEEMAILDPLDGKPGV, encoded by the coding sequence ATGAACGATTCACGCCGACCTTACGGTGCCACCCAGCCCGAACCGATCGATGACAACGAAGACCGCATGGGCTCGATGGAGGAGCTCAACTTCAACGACAGTAACGAACCCAGCGGACGTATTGGTGACATGATCCCCGAGGACGAGCTGGAAACCTATATTCCCGACGAACGTGTCCGGGAAGCAGGTATGACAGGCGCTTCGACCGACGATCACAATCCCACCGACGATGACATGAGCCCGGAAACCCTGATCGGGGAAGACGGCGCGCGTTCTCCACGGGAGAGAGGTGAAGGCGGACCGGCGGACTTTGATCTGAGTATCGTCGACGAAGACGAAATCGGCGCCGGTGGTGGCCTGGACGAAGAGGAAATGGCAATCCTGGATCCGCTGGATGGCAAACCGGGCGTGTGA
- the rimI gene encoding ribosomal protein S18-alanine N-acetyltransferase: MSDAVTFRRMTEADLDAVLKIEYAAFSHPWTRGIFLDGLKSYEIWLMFEGNQQVGHGVINVIIDEAHLLNITVKPESQGRGLGLLLLDKLMKRAYELNGRECFLELRASNQSAYRLYERYGFNEVGRRRDYYPAVGGREDALVMACTLVD, translated from the coding sequence ATGAGTGATGCCGTAACGTTTCGCCGCATGACCGAAGCCGATCTGGATGCGGTATTAAAGATTGAATACGCAGCGTTCAGCCACCCCTGGACGCGCGGCATCTTCCTCGATGGGCTCAAATCCTACGAAATCTGGCTGATGTTCGAAGGCAATCAGCAAGTCGGCCATGGCGTGATCAATGTCATCATCGACGAAGCTCATCTGCTCAACATCACCGTCAAGCCTGAAAGCCAGGGCCGTGGCCTGGGGTTGCTGTTGCTGGACAAGTTGATGAAGCGCGCCTACGAACTCAATGGTCGTGAGTGTTTTCTGGAACTGCGTGCCAGTAACCAGTCGGCCTATCGGCTGTATGAGCGTTATGGCTTCAACGAAGTGGGGCGACGCCGCGACTATTATCCAGCGGTTGGCGGGCGTGAAGATGCATTGGTCATGGCGTGTACGTTGGTTGACTGA
- a CDS encoding BrnT family toxin, whose protein sequence is MQIIFDTVKRDKTLLERGLDFADANAVFVGRHLTAEDVRHDYGERRFITVGMLMERLVVLVWTPRGAARRIISMRKANEREQNLYRLRLG, encoded by the coding sequence ATGCAGATAATCTTCGACACCGTAAAGCGCGACAAAACACTGCTCGAGCGTGGTCTTGATTTTGCCGATGCAAATGCTGTGTTTGTGGGTAGGCATCTGACGGCAGAGGATGTGCGGCATGACTATGGTGAGCGCCGCTTTATCACCGTCGGGATGCTAATGGAGCGTCTCGTCGTTTTGGTCTGGACACCGCGTGGCGCGGCTCGCCGCATTATTTCTATGAGGAAAGCCAATGAGCGTGAACAAAACCTCTATCGGCTCCGTCTGGGTTGA